A genomic window from Salvia hispanica cultivar TCC Black 2014 chromosome 5, UniMelb_Shisp_WGS_1.0, whole genome shotgun sequence includes:
- the LOC125189647 gene encoding transcription factor GTE7-like: MTATRWWQLDHVSAGRAATAGSRTPSPKVTADKLTKSKSNNQSINADGEFSFVFRQLAGITSANLRSEPSPFRTWRALGGASTSRFAAASPISIRLVIGEGEMLIGDGELWEYFTKTGTRKLTLHVCLNLGVNRLIGNWMSTKLGFGLQNLPQEKMPQLVQIIRKRDEHLAQDVNEIELDIEALDTETLWELDRFVTNSKKMVSKTKRQALMMNNNPAAGVSIPSSPVTDADVGALSDKNDDCGKMMKQNDEEDVDIDDDMPATSFPVVVEIEFVKEGVVGQENDGVVGQENDGRGNGSSSSSSSGSSSSDSSSSSDSDSGSSSGSESDADD, encoded by the exons ATGACGGCGACGAGGTGGTGGCAGCTCGATCATGTCTCCGCCGGAAGAGCTGCCACAGCAGGGAGCCGGACGCCGTCGCCTAAAGTGACGGCAGACAAGCTGACGAAGTCGAAATCtaataatcaatcaattaacGCGGACGGCGAATTCAGCTTCGTGTTCAGGCAGCTCGCCGGAATCACGAGCGCGAATCTGAGGAGCGAGCCGTCGCCGTTCCGGACTTGGCGAGCGCTTGGAGGAGCTTCGACGAGTAGATTTGCTGCTGCGTCTCCGATTTCCATTCGATTG gTGATCGGAGAAGGTGAAATGCTGATCGGAGATGGTGAACTTTGGGAGTATTTCACAAAAACAGGAACCCGAAAGCTCACTCTGCATGTCTGTTTAAATTTGGGAGTAAATCGTTTGATAGG GAATTGGATGTCAACAAAACTTGGATTTGGGTTGCAGAATTTACCCCAAGAGAAGATGCCTCAACTTGTACAGATAATCAGGAAGAGGGATGAGCATTTGGCACAGGATGTCAATGAAATTGAGCTTGATATTGAGGCTCTTGATACGGAAACGCTGTGGGAACTTGATCGGTTTGTGACCAATTCGAAGAAGATGGTGAGCAAGACAAAGCGGCAAGCGTTGATGATGAACAACAATCCAGCTGCTGGAGTTTCTATTCCCTCCAGTCCTGTTACTGATGCTGATGTG GGCGCATTGAGCGACAAGAATGATGATTGTGGCAAGATGATGAAACaaaatgatgaagaagatgtaGATATTGATGACGATATGCCAGCAACGAGTTTCCCTGTTGTTGTGGAGATTGAGTTTGTGAAAGAAGGTGTTGTTGGGCAGGAGAATGATGGTGTTGTTGGACAGGAGAATGATGGTAGAGGCAATGGCAGCAGTAGCTCAAGCAGTTCTGGCAGCTCAAGCAGCGATTCGTCATCCTCGAGTG ATTCTGATTCAGGGAGTTCCTCTGGTAGTGAGTCCGACGCAGATGATTGA